CCAGGAACGCCGTCCGGAACGTCAGCCGGAACGAGGCGACGACCCGCGGGTCGGCGACCGTCTCGACGAACCGCTGCCAGGGCATCCCCGCCGTCCGCAGGAACGAGGCGGACAGGGGGATGAGGACGATCAGCGAGAGGTACGCGAGCGTGCACCCCATCGCGAGGCCGAACCCCGGGAGGACGTTTTGGTTCCCGTTCCGTTTCATTGCGTCGAATCCTTCATCCCCGTATCGTTTGAGGCCCGCGGGTGCGGGGGCGGAGGAGGGAGGGGGGACCTCCGCCCCCGCGGCGGGCTCACTTCCCCGCCTGGAAGATCCGGTCGTAGATTCCGCCGTCGGCGAAATGCTTCTTCTGGGCCTTCTGCCACCCGCCGAACACCTCGTCGATGGTGAACAGCTTGACCTTGGTGAACTGCTTCGCGTATCTCGCCGCGACCGGCTCGAGGCGCGGCCGGTAGTAATGTTTCGCGGCGAGCTCCTGGCCTTCCGGCGTGTACAGGTATTCGAGGTACGCCTGGGCAACCTTCCGCGTACGGCGGCGGTCCGCCACCTTGTCCACGACGGTCACCGGGGGCTCCGCGAGGATGCTCAGGGACGGGACGACGATCTCGAACTTGTCCTTCCCGAGCTCGTTGACGGCGAGAAACGCCTCGTTCTCCCACGACAGGAACACGTCCCCGATCCCCCGCTGGACGAAGGTCGTGGTGGAGCCCCGCGCCCCGGAGTCCAGGACGGGCACGTTCCGGAAGAGCTTCGCGACGAACTCCTGCGCCTTCCCCTCGTCGTTTCCGTACTTCTTCAGCGCGAACGCCCAGGCGGCGAGGTAGTTCCAACGGGCGCCTCCGGAAGTTTTCGGGTTCGGCGTGATGACCGCGACCCCGGGCTTCACGAGGTCGTCCCAGTCCCGGATCCCCTTCGGGTTCCCCTTCCGGACCAGAAAGACGATCGTCGAGGTGTACGGCGCGCTGTTGTGCGGCAGGCGGGACTGCCACTTCGCGGGGAGCAGCCTCCCCTTCTCCGCAATCTCGTCGATGTCGTACGCCAGCGCCAGCGTCACCACGTCGGCCTCGAGACCGTCGATGACGGCCCGCCCCTGCTTCCCGGAGCCCCCGTGGGACTGCTTGATCGTCACCTTTTCGCCCGTCTTCGCCTGCCAGTGCTTCGCGAAGGCGGCGTTGAACTCCTGGTAGAGCTCCCGCGTGGGATCGTAGGACACGTTGAGCAGCGTCACGTCGGCCGACGCCGCCGGTGCGGCGACGATCCCCGCCAGGAAGGCGAGGACCGGCAAAGTCGGGAACCGTTTCCGTATCATGGGAATCCCT
This genomic stretch from Deltaproteobacteria bacterium harbors:
- a CDS encoding sulfate ABC transporter substrate-binding protein; the protein is MIRKRFPTLPVLAFLAGIVAAPAASADVTLLNVSYDPTRELYQEFNAAFAKHWQAKTGEKVTIKQSHGGSGKQGRAVIDGLEADVVTLALAYDIDEIAEKGRLLPAKWQSRLPHNSAPYTSTIVFLVRKGNPKGIRDWDDLVKPGVAVITPNPKTSGGARWNYLAAWAFALKKYGNDEGKAQEFVAKLFRNVPVLDSGARGSTTTFVQRGIGDVFLSWENEAFLAVNELGKDKFEIVVPSLSILAEPPVTVVDKVADRRRTRKVAQAYLEYLYTPEGQELAAKHYYRPRLEPVAARYAKQFTKVKLFTIDEVFGGWQKAQKKHFADGGIYDRIFQAGK